The Diadema setosum chromosome 12, eeDiaSeto1, whole genome shotgun sequence genome has a segment encoding these proteins:
- the LOC140235905 gene encoding uncharacterized protein, translating to MINWHKSFTGSMAENIKYHVRALWYTHEPQKVSENDHVKILWDIDVQTDNVIQHRRPDIIVVERIRQMCTIVAVAVPGDSKVGKKEKENIEKYQDLARDLRRLRNMKTKVIPIVIEALGTTPKQLRRHLDDVGVPDRVQTLQKAALLETARILRKVLEV from the coding sequence ATGATAAACTGGCACAAGTCGTTCACTGGGAGCATGGCAGAAAACATAAAATACCATGTGAGAGCATTATGGTATACGCACGAACCACAGAAAGTTTCTGAAAACGACCACGTTAAAATCCTGTGGGACATCGATGTTCAAACTGACAATGTCATTCAGCATAGGCGTCCGGATATCATCGTCGTTGAAAGGATTCGACAGATGTGCACGATCGTCGCTGTCGCGGTACCGGGAGACAGCAAAGTAGgcaagaaggagaaggaaaacaTAGAAAAGTACCAGGACCTTGCCAGAGATCTTCGCCGCCTGCGGAATATGAAAACGAAGGTGATCCCTATTGTCATTGAAGCACTCGGAACAACGCCAAAGCAGCTGCGACGGCACTTGGACGATGTAGGTGTGCCCGATCGAGTGCAAACGCTCCAAAAAGCAGCACTGCTGGAGACGGCGCGAATCCTCAGAAAAGTACTAGAAGTCTAA